CCTCTGCTCGATCTGGGTGCGGGAGCGCCACGCCTTCGACCACTCTGCCGCCCCGAAGCTGGCCTCGTTGAGCTTCGCGACCAGGCCCGGCAGGAACTGGTGGCCCGTGACGAAGAACCGGCAAAGGGCGCAATTGCCGACGCCTCCCCGAACTGGGCCGTAGTGCTTGCGGTCGCGCTGGTCGGCGACCGGCTCGCCTCCCTCGTGGCACCGGGTACGCCCGTTCGGGCAGATGCCGTGGTCCATCCACTGCCAGATGGCCGGCTGCGTCTTCTTCGCCGTTTCCAGACCTTGCACGGAGTTAAAAGCTGTCCGAAGCGAAAGCTCGTTGACCGATAATGCCTTGATGAACGACGCCATCTCGACTTGCGCCTGGTCGTCGATCCTGACCTTTGCGTTGCTGAGGACGTCGCTCACGTGGCCGATGTCCATTCGCGTATAGTAGAGCGTCATCAGGATGCTGGCATGACCTGCCACAAGCTTGCTGAGGATTTCGATGGGTACGCCTGCCTTCGCGAACGCCGTCAAGCCAGTCACACGCAGCGCATGCAAGTCGAAGATGGAGGTTGCAGGGACCGGCCCCGAGGGCTCCTCCCGCCAGCTATCGATGATCTGGATCTCTGACCCATCCTGGTTGCGGATGCCCCGCCTCTGGAGCTCCGTCTCCAACTCGGCGCACAGGGCCATCCAGAAGTTCCGCATCCGAGACGAGGTGACGGGCACGGCTCGCTTGTCGCTGGTTGCGTCTCGGAACAAATAGTAGCGGGCCGGCGTGCTGGCGACCACGTCGGGGCTGGCCTGGCGTGCGTCCGGCATGTTGCGATAGGGCGTGGGGGCCGTCAGTGAGTTGTAGCGAATCTGCCATTCACGCAGTTCTAGAACGAGCCGGATGACCTGCTCGTTTTCCCAAGGAATGACGTAGCCGCGATCTATCTCGCCGACACGGTCCTGGGTCTTGTTGGTGTTGACGTAAATACCAGTGAACCAGCTGGTCTGCCCCGGATCCCAGATACGGCGCAGCACGCCCTGATCCTCCTTGGAGGGGATGACGCCGAAGTCATTCGCGACCCAGGTCCGTGATGCCGCATTCAGCACCTCGCGGTCGCCCTCTCCGCTGTCCAACATCCGTATTTGGTGCGTCCGGAGTGGCAGGTAGAGCTTGAGCAGCACGAAGAAGGCGCGCACCGGGTTCCAGACGTTCGAAGTCTCCTTCGTCGTTGGATCTGCCACGCGCAGCCAGTCCGTGCCGGCGAACGTCTCCTTCGGCCAGCGGAATTGGTCGCGCGTGATGATCTCCTGGAGGATGGCCACCCAGGCCACGGGCATCGCGAGCCGGTGCGTCTGGCCGCCATAGTATGTCCGGGATGACGGGATTGCATCCTGGGGAACGGGGTTGACGACCCCCTCAAACGATAGCGGGATCCCTCCTCTTCAACCGTGCACAGGGTGTCGAGGGCGAATTCGAAGAAGGCGTGCGCCTTGGAGATCGTGTCGTTCTTCTTGTCCGCGATGTAGGTCAGGAAGCCCCCGGCCAAAGCATAGTCGGCCTTCACGAACACTACAGGATCCCGTGTCACGCCAGGGTGCAAAATTAGGAAATCCAGCAGGTGATTTCCGGTCACAATTTCTGCGCTGAGGCTCTTTCGTGCCCGGCGACTGCCGATCCAGTCCTCAAGGAGCTTGCGCCACGGTTCAACTTCGCGGTCCTTGAGCACCGACCAAGCGAAGGTTGGGTCGTTTCGGCGGGTGCTTCGCCGGCGGCGAGTGCCCTTATCATCCAACACAAGCGCGTGCTCCGCCGCCATGCGGGGCCGGAGGAACTCGTTGATGTCACCGGTGAACCCGTCCGAGCCGGCGCTTCGGTTCAGAGCGTAGATGGCCTCACGGAATGCCCAATATTTACGGTCGTCGTTCGGAGCGAATTCAGCGAAGATACGGGCGGTGTCCTCATTGATGGTGAGCTCGGGGGTGTAGGGGCCCACTGTCACCACGGCGCGGACCGCCCAACGGGAGATCAGGTCGAGGTTATTGCTAGCCTTGCTGCGTGCATGACGCCTAACGCGATCTTGAAGCGCCGCGAGCTCGGCAGCCGTGACTGCGTTCACTGGCGTCGATTGATTGCTATAGACGGGGCTGAACAGCGTCTCGCCCCCGCGCACGAAGTTGCGTGGAAAAGGA
This window of the Methylobacterium tardum genome carries:
- a CDS encoding VPA1269 family protein, which translates into the protein MAILQEIITRDQFRWPKETFAGTDWLRVADPTTKETSNVWNPVRAFFVLLKLYLPLRTHQIRMLDSGEGDREVLNAASRTWVANDFGVIPSKEDQGVLRRIWDPGQTSWFTGIYVNTNKTQDRVGEIDRGYVIPWENEQVIRLVLELREWQIRYNSLTAPTPYRNMPDARQASPDVVASTPARYYLFRDATSDKRAVPVTSSRMRNFWMALCAELETELQRRGIRNQDGSEIQIIDSWREEPSGPVPATSIFDLHALRVTGLTAFAKAGVPIEILSKLVAGHASILMTLYYTRMDIGHVSDVLSNAKVRIDDQAQVEMASFIKALSVNELSLRTAFNSVQGLETAKKTQPAIWQWMDHGICPNGRTRCHEGGEPVADQRDRKHYGPVRGGVGNCALCRFFVTGHQFLPGLVAKLNEASFGAAEWSKAWRSRTQIEQRLRGERIAAEDAGDTPRPEQDAELVRAASAAEDAMRELDVCAETMHAYHNLVEQAVAIARREGTVGDGTTPTGPALIVNAPEGAGIGIDYVEVPEFELVDEICRTARFYHSINWSTANLRRKEIFNRMLMRNGLEPVYVGLSDEVSKAALDAASDLLRRRMSRDKIGQLMSGEARLKELGLLEETVSLIEQQIGRPVQRAVMIEAPSARPALARPALLKA